Within Diospyros lotus cultivar Yz01 chromosome 15, ASM1463336v1, whole genome shotgun sequence, the genomic segment gcatgagagagagagagagacctatAGTTGTCATTGGCCCCTAACGTTGGTAAAAGACGTCATAGTAAAGTTATATGATTAGGGTAAGTCTATCTCTGTCTTGAAGGAGACAATataaattagggttttggagCACTAGCTAGTCCTAGCTAGGGTTTACTATCAAGGAAAAACAAGATGCCTCAATCAAGAAGGGATAAATGCATAGTTCCAATTGGAGGAGGTTTCTTCCTTTAGCGATTTCCTCATTCAACGAGGTCGTTGGAACGATCTAAGGTTCAGAACAGAAAAgcagaaaaacaaaaatcacaagcCTTATTGCCACCACTTCATCATGAAAAACTCATGAATTGAGTTCCATGAAATTTTTGTACCCCCTGCGAAGTCAGTAATTTCTATGATTTGATCATCTCATGGCTAGATTCagcaaattaataaataatccaattctACGTACccatttgattaattaagaagCTAGCCAAGAACATTCAAGAAGGCTGCATAAGAGAGCTGGATGCAGTATTATCACTGGCTTTCATTtgattcctcttcttcttcttcttcttgtatgGAATCCCTCTCGCCTTCGCCTGAGAATCCCTCACTTCGCGAAGATAAACCCGAATTGCGCCACTGGCAAAAGGATTAGTCTCTGGCAATCCACCGTTCTCTTCGTAAGCAGCCCTAAGGCGGCCGATAAGCGCATCGAGGCTGCCCCAAGCTTGCCTTAGCGGGCAAGTGCAAGGCCCCGGCGGCTCGGGCTGCCCAAAAAACACACACCCTTGTAAGTGCACCTTAGTCTTGCCAAACTGATCCAGATACCTCAAAAAATCA encodes:
- the LOC127792072 gene encoding protein LIGHT-DEPENDENT SHORT HYPOCOTYLS 10-like isoform X1, producing the protein MSTDKGKELGEGSSRTGPAAADQQQPAQLSRYESQKRRDWNTFGQYLKNQRPPVAMAQCNYNHVLDFLRYLDQFGKTKVHLQGCVFFGQPEPPGPCTCPLRQAWGSLDALIGRLRAAYEENGGLPETNPFASGAIRVYLREVRDSQAKARGIPYKKKKKKRNQMKASDNTASSSLMQPS
- the LOC127792072 gene encoding protein LIGHT-DEPENDENT SHORT HYPOCOTYLS 10-like isoform X2; this encodes MSTDKGKELGEGSSRTGPAAADQQQPAQLSRYESQKRRDWNTFGQYLKNQRPPVAMAQCNYNHPEPPGPCTCPLRQAWGSLDALIGRLRAAYEENGGLPETNPFASGAIRVYLREVRDSQAKARGIPYKKKKKKRNQMKASDNTASSSLMQPS